In Sphingomonas sp. SORGH_AS_0950, the following are encoded in one genomic region:
- the ffh gene encoding signal recognition particle protein, producing MFDSLSDRLGGVFDRLRGRGALTEADVRTAMREVRVALLEADVALPVARDFVDKVTEQAIGQNVLRSITPGQQVVKIVHDALVAMLGADASELLLDVAPPAVVMMVGLQGSGKTTTTAKIAKRLSSASLSGRERKKVLMASLDVNRPAAQEQLATLGTQVEVATLPIIAGQQPVEIARRAMQAAKLQGYDVLMLDTAGRLHVDQALMDEMKAVADIARPQEILLVVDSLTGQDAVNVATSFSEQVPLTGVVLTRMDGDARGGAALSMRAVTGKPIKFAGVGEKMDALEAFHPERVAGRILGMGDVVSLVERAAESIQQEDAERMAKKMAKGQFDMDDLRGQLQQMRRMGGLGALAGMMPGMKKAQGALAEAGGDKILLRMDAIITSMTPKERTKPELINAKRKIRIAKGSGTTVQDVNKLLKMHQEMSTAMKKIKKMGGIKGMMSMLGKGGLGGLGNALGGPQMGEMLNKAGSNGLPGGGLGGLGGGKLPDGMPKLPPGFENLLKKK from the coding sequence ATGTTCGACAGCTTGAGCGATCGGCTTGGCGGCGTTTTCGACCGCCTCCGCGGCCGTGGCGCGCTGACCGAGGCGGATGTCCGCACCGCGATGCGCGAGGTTCGCGTCGCGCTGCTCGAAGCCGACGTCGCGCTGCCCGTCGCCCGCGACTTCGTCGACAAGGTGACCGAACAGGCGATCGGCCAGAACGTCCTGCGCTCGATCACGCCGGGCCAGCAGGTCGTCAAGATCGTCCATGACGCGCTGGTCGCGATGCTGGGCGCGGATGCCAGCGAGCTGCTGCTCGACGTGGCGCCGCCCGCCGTCGTGATGATGGTCGGCCTCCAGGGCTCGGGCAAGACGACGACGACCGCCAAGATCGCCAAGCGGCTGTCGAGCGCCAGCCTGTCGGGGCGCGAGCGCAAGAAGGTCCTGATGGCCTCGCTGGACGTCAACCGTCCGGCCGCGCAGGAGCAGCTGGCGACTTTGGGCACCCAGGTCGAGGTCGCGACCCTGCCGATCATCGCCGGGCAGCAGCCGGTCGAGATCGCCCGGCGCGCGATGCAGGCCGCCAAGCTCCAGGGCTATGACGTCCTGATGCTCGACACCGCCGGTCGCCTGCACGTCGACCAGGCGCTGATGGACGAGATGAAGGCGGTGGCGGACATCGCCCGGCCTCAGGAAATCCTGCTCGTCGTCGACTCGCTGACCGGCCAGGACGCGGTGAACGTCGCGACCAGCTTCTCGGAGCAGGTGCCGCTGACCGGCGTGGTGCTGACCCGTATGGACGGCGATGCGCGCGGCGGTGCGGCGCTGTCGATGCGCGCGGTCACGGGCAAGCCCATCAAGTTCGCCGGTGTCGGCGAAAAGATGGACGCGCTGGAAGCCTTCCACCCTGAACGGGTCGCGGGTCGCATTCTCGGCATGGGCGACGTCGTGTCGCTGGTCGAGCGCGCGGCGGAGTCGATCCAGCAGGAAGATGCCGAGCGCATGGCCAAGAAGATGGCCAAGGGTCAGTTCGACATGGACGACCTGCGCGGCCAGCTTCAGCAGATGCGCCGCATGGGCGGCCTGGGTGCGCTGGCGGGCATGATGCCCGGCATGAAGAAGGCGCAAGGCGCGCTGGCCGAGGCCGGTGGCGACAAGATCCTGCTCCGCATGGATGCGATCATCACCTCGATGACGCCCAAGGAGCGCACCAAGCCCGAGCTGATCAACGCCAAGCGCAAGATCCGCATCGCCAAGGGTTCGGGCACCACGGTGCAGGACGTGAACAAGCTCCTGAAAATGCATCAGGAAATGTCCACGGCGATGAAGAAGATCAAGAAGATGGGCGGCATCAAGGGCATGATGTCGATGCTGGGCAAGGGTGGCCTTGGCGGCCTGGGCAATGCGCTGGGCGGTCCGCAGATGGGCGAGATGCTCAACAAGGCGGGCAGCAACGGCCTGCCCGGCGGTGGCCTGGGTGGTCTGGGCGGCGGCAAGCTGCCCGACGGGATGCCCAAGCTTCCCCCCGGCTTCGAGAATCTTCTCAAGAAGAAATAA
- a CDS encoding bifunctional diguanylate cyclase/phosphodiesterase, producing the protein MRGPSDITAKPIASTRFFAMAVAGGALLVAIAILLIELGHDTPAKIVLFAAAIALTIVYWRLPARRPNRTSVPDQHDPLTGLANRPFFHDAGQRMIATAYRRQRGVALLLLDIDRFRAIAGSFGHEAGDALLQHVAKVLRDEAPSEAIVARFEGDCFGCLIPVAPRGRDRIDRLAERLAIRLGQPVRLTDQELAPRAAIAMAQVEGMSATIDQLVRKADLALIAAKTRGDGKPLWFAPAMESAMAERNAIIADLRIALAHNHICPRFEAQVDLGTARLTGFEVSGHWDHPTLGCISADRFMPVAEACGLSGDVSLALMRQAMASARDWDPSLTLSFPLAASQFQDAWLAQKVIKTLTECGFPAHRLEIEITEHALFANMALAQTIVLSLKNQGIALALDAFGSGYSSLAHLRALPFDRVRIDPDFIRNMIADPDCSAIVTAIVQLGDSLHLPIAAKGLRDAGTEERLREIGCAHGQGPLYGPPLDLAQVRQLLAEKRLLAGIAASAPTSPRLAG; encoded by the coding sequence ATGCGGGGTCCGTCCGACATCACAGCCAAGCCGATCGCCTCGACGCGGTTCTTCGCCATGGCCGTGGCGGGTGGCGCGCTGCTGGTCGCGATCGCCATCCTGCTGATCGAACTCGGCCATGACACCCCGGCCAAGATCGTGCTGTTCGCCGCCGCGATCGCGCTGACCATCGTCTATTGGCGCCTGCCCGCCAGGCGTCCGAACCGGACGAGCGTGCCGGACCAGCACGACCCGCTGACCGGACTGGCCAACCGCCCCTTCTTCCACGACGCCGGGCAGCGGATGATCGCGACGGCGTATCGGCGCCAGCGCGGAGTCGCGCTGCTGCTGCTCGACATCGACCGGTTCCGCGCCATCGCCGGCTCCTTCGGCCATGAAGCGGGCGACGCCCTGCTCCAGCATGTCGCCAAGGTCCTGCGCGACGAAGCCCCGTCCGAGGCGATCGTCGCGCGGTTCGAGGGCGACTGTTTCGGCTGCCTCATACCCGTCGCGCCGCGTGGCCGCGACCGGATCGACAGGCTGGCCGAGCGGCTCGCGATCCGCCTGGGCCAGCCCGTCCGGCTAACCGACCAGGAACTCGCCCCCCGCGCCGCGATCGCCATGGCGCAGGTCGAGGGGATGTCGGCGACGATCGACCAGCTGGTGCGCAAGGCCGATCTCGCGCTGATCGCCGCCAAGACGCGCGGAGACGGCAAGCCGCTATGGTTCGCCCCCGCGATGGAAAGCGCGATGGCCGAACGCAACGCGATCATCGCCGACCTGCGCATCGCGCTGGCGCACAACCACATCTGCCCGCGTTTCGAGGCGCAGGTCGATCTGGGCACCGCGCGCCTGACCGGGTTCGAGGTGTCGGGCCATTGGGATCATCCGACGCTGGGCTGTATCTCGGCCGACCGCTTCATGCCGGTCGCCGAGGCGTGCGGCCTGTCTGGCGACGTCTCGCTGGCACTGATGCGACAGGCCATGGCCAGCGCGCGCGACTGGGACCCGTCGCTGACCCTGTCCTTCCCGCTGGCCGCCTCGCAATTCCAGGACGCCTGGCTGGCGCAGAAGGTCATCAAGACGCTGACCGAATGCGGCTTTCCCGCGCATCGGCTGGAAATCGAGATCACCGAGCATGCGCTGTTCGCCAATATGGCGTTGGCTCAGACGATCGTGCTCAGCCTGAAGAACCAGGGTATCGCCCTGGCGCTCGACGCGTTCGGCAGCGGCTATTCCAGCCTCGCCCATCTGCGCGCGCTGCCCTTCGACCGGGTGCGGATCGATCCCGACTTCATCCGCAACATGATCGCCGACCCCGATTGCAGCGCGATCGTCACCGCCATCGTCCAGCTGGGCGACAGCCTGCACCTGCCGATCGCGGCCAAGGGCCTGCGCGACGCCGGGACCGAGGAGCGGCTGCGCGAGATCGGCTGCGCGCATGGCCAGGGGCCGCTTTACGGTCCGCCGCTCGATCTGGCGCAGGTGCGCCAGTTGCTGGCAGAGAAGCGGCTGCTGGCGGGCATCGCCGCCAGCGCCCCTACCAGCCCGCGTCTGGCTGGCTGA
- a CDS encoding DUF924 family protein: MTADLGMDEARVHAETQDILDFWFALPPEKHFAKDDELDRIIAERFGVLRDRVLATEAIGWRDDPDTLLAAILLLDQFSRNLHRGSAQAFAADPLALDLCLTAIDAGWEDRYPPERLAFVYMPLMHAESRAMQDLSVAKFTELGRETNLAFARDHREVIRRYGRYPSRNEALGRATTEAERDYLSQPDAGW, translated from the coding sequence ATGACCGCCGATCTAGGGATGGATGAGGCACGTGTCCACGCGGAGACGCAGGACATTCTCGACTTCTGGTTCGCTCTGCCGCCCGAGAAGCACTTCGCGAAGGACGACGAACTCGACCGGATCATCGCCGAACGCTTCGGGGTCTTGCGCGACCGGGTGCTGGCGACAGAGGCGATCGGCTGGCGCGACGATCCCGACACGCTGCTGGCCGCGATCCTGTTGCTCGACCAGTTTTCGCGCAATCTGCATCGTGGTTCTGCCCAGGCTTTCGCCGCCGATCCGCTGGCGCTCGACCTGTGCCTGACCGCAATCGATGCGGGGTGGGAGGATCGCTACCCGCCCGAACGTCTGGCGTTCGTCTATATGCCGCTGATGCATGCCGAATCGCGCGCGATGCAGGATCTGAGCGTCGCCAAGTTCACCGAGCTGGGGCGCGAGACCAATCTCGCCTTCGCGCGCGATCATCGCGAGGTCATCCGGCGCTATGGCCGCTATCCCAGTCGGAACGAGGCGCTCGGCCGGGCGACGACCGAGGCGGAGCGCGACTATCTCAGCCAGCCAGACGCGGGCTGGTAG
- the mtaB gene encoding tRNA (N(6)-L-threonylcarbamoyladenosine(37)-C(2))-methylthiotransferase MtaB, producing MSSLPGPEIISLGCRLNIAESETIRALAAGRGDMVVVNSCAVTNEAVKQTRAAIRRAAKARPDAQIVVTGCAAQIDPASFAAMPEVARVLGNADKLRPESWASAEPMLVADLSRVVETAPHLAAAFAGHARAFVEVQNGCDHACTFCIIPTGRGPSRSVPAGLVIERIARAVELGHREVVLTGVDLTSYGHDLPGQPSLGLLVERILTHVPALPRLRLSSLDSIEIDDRLFELVTGEARVMPHLHLSLQAGNDLILKRMKRRHSRAQSVAIVERLLTARPDIAIGADLIAGFPTEDEAMAADTRALIDDCRIVHAHIFPYSARDGTPAARMPQMPHPLRRERAARLREAAARRRRDWLARQVGQTRDVLVERPGTRGHAPDFADIHFSPAAEPGSIARVRVTAATETHLIGQLA from the coding sequence ATGTCGTCCCTCCCTGGGCCCGAGATCATCAGTCTGGGCTGTCGCCTCAACATCGCCGAAAGCGAAACGATCCGCGCGCTCGCCGCTGGTCGGGGGGACATGGTCGTCGTCAACAGCTGCGCCGTCACCAACGAAGCCGTCAAGCAGACCCGCGCCGCGATCCGCCGCGCGGCCAAGGCGCGGCCCGATGCGCAGATCGTGGTCACGGGATGCGCGGCGCAGATCGACCCCGCCAGCTTCGCCGCCATGCCCGAGGTCGCACGCGTGCTGGGCAATGCCGACAAGCTGCGCCCCGAAAGCTGGGCGTCGGCCGAGCCGATGCTGGTCGCCGACCTGTCGCGCGTGGTCGAGACCGCGCCGCATCTGGCCGCCGCCTTTGCGGGCCATGCGCGCGCTTTCGTGGAGGTTCAGAATGGCTGCGACCATGCCTGCACCTTCTGCATCATCCCGACCGGGCGCGGTCCCAGCCGCTCTGTCCCCGCCGGGCTGGTGATCGAGCGCATCGCGCGCGCGGTCGAACTGGGGCACCGGGAGGTCGTGCTGACCGGGGTCGACCTGACCAGCTATGGCCATGACCTGCCCGGCCAGCCCAGCCTGGGGCTGCTGGTCGAACGCATCCTGACCCATGTTCCCGCCCTGCCCCGGCTGCGGCTGTCCTCGCTCGATTCGATCGAGATCGACGACCGGCTGTTCGAGCTGGTGACCGGCGAGGCGCGGGTGATGCCGCATCTCCATTTGTCGCTCCAGGCGGGCAACGACCTGATCCTCAAGCGGATGAAGCGCCGCCACAGCCGCGCGCAATCGGTCGCCATCGTCGAGCGGCTGCTGACCGCGCGGCCCGATATCGCGATCGGCGCGGACCTGATCGCGGGCTTCCCGACCGAGGACGAGGCGATGGCGGCGGATACACGGGCGCTGATCGACGATTGTCGGATCGTCCATGCGCATATCTTCCCCTATTCGGCGCGCGACGGCACCCCTGCCGCACGGATGCCGCAGATGCCCCACCCGCTGCGCCGCGAACGCGCCGCGAGGCTGCGCGAAGCCGCCGCGCGCCGCCGCCGCGACTGGCTGGCGCGCCAGGTCGGGCAGACCCGCGACGTTTTGGTCGAGCGTCCGGGCACGCGCGGCCATGCGCCCGACTTCGCCGACATCCACTTTTCCCCCGCCGCCGAACCGGGCAGCATCGCCCGCGTTAGGGTCACGGCGGCGACCGAAACCCATCTGATCGGACAATTGGCATGA
- the ftsY gene encoding signal recognition particle-docking protein FtsY, with protein MSSSSSWHEKLLGGFRRTSDRLVGNLAGLGTARLDEETLDEIEEALIASDLGPETAGHIRNRLADGSFERNMEDLGIRLVVAEEVEKALAKVATPLEIDAFPRPQVILVIGVNGSGKTTTIAKLAHLFMEQDYGVMLAAGDTFRAAAIGQLATWAERVGVPIVSGKEGGDAAGIVYEAVKQATATGIDVLIVDTAGRLQNKRELMDELSKIRRVLGRLNPEAPHDILLVLDATTGQNALNQIEVFKDVAGVTGLVMTKLDGTARGGVLVAAAEKYGLPIHAIGVGEGMTDLRPFDANEVSRIIAGIEGGRK; from the coding sequence ATGAGTTCTTCCTCCTCCTGGCACGAAAAGCTGCTCGGCGGTTTCCGTCGCACCTCGGACCGGCTGGTCGGCAATCTCGCCGGGCTCGGCACCGCACGGCTCGACGAGGAGACGCTGGACGAGATCGAGGAAGCGCTGATCGCCTCCGATCTCGGCCCCGAAACGGCGGGCCATATCCGCAACCGGCTGGCCGATGGCAGCTTCGAGCGGAACATGGAGGACCTCGGCATCCGCCTGGTCGTCGCCGAGGAGGTGGAGAAGGCGCTGGCCAAGGTCGCCACGCCGCTCGAGATCGACGCTTTCCCCCGGCCGCAGGTGATCCTGGTCATCGGCGTCAACGGATCGGGCAAGACGACGACCATCGCCAAGCTCGCGCATCTGTTCATGGAGCAGGATTACGGCGTGATGCTGGCAGCGGGCGACACCTTCCGCGCCGCCGCCATCGGCCAACTCGCCACCTGGGCCGAGCGGGTCGGCGTGCCGATCGTGTCCGGCAAGGAAGGCGGCGACGCGGCGGGCATCGTCTATGAGGCGGTGAAGCAGGCGACCGCGACCGGCATCGACGTGCTGATCGTCGACACCGCCGGGCGGCTCCAGAACAAGCGCGAGCTGATGGACGAGCTGTCCAAGATCCGCCGCGTGCTCGGCCGCCTGAACCCCGAGGCGCCGCACGACATCCTGCTGGTCCTCGATGCGACCACCGGCCAGAACGCGCTCAACCAGATCGAGGTGTTCAAGGATGTCGCAGGCGTCACCGGGCTGGTCATGACCAAGCTGGACGGCACCGCGCGCGGCGGCGTGCTGGTCGCGGCGGCGGAGAAATACGGCCTGCCCATCCATGCGATCGGCGTCGGCGAGGGCATGACCGACCTGCGCCCCTTCGACGCCAACGAGGTCAGCCGGATCATCGCGGGCATCGAGGGAGGCCGCAAATGA
- a CDS encoding septation protein A, which translates to MSAPEKEASAGLKAGIEYGPLVLFFAVNFLAPLGPLTRVLVATGVFMAATVVSMIISKVKLGRISPMLWLSGALVVVFGGLTLYFHDERFIKMKPTIVYAMFSAMLFFGLATGRPLIQMVLGSVYSGLTPEGWRKLTRNWAIFFAFMAVLNEAVWRNSTWDFWVGFKLWGAMPLTLGFAVANIPMLLKHGLNADAAKVDEPPVE; encoded by the coding sequence ATGAGCGCTCCCGAGAAGGAGGCGAGCGCCGGGCTAAAGGCGGGGATCGAATATGGCCCGCTGGTCCTGTTCTTCGCGGTCAATTTCCTCGCGCCGCTGGGGCCGCTGACCCGCGTGCTGGTCGCCACCGGCGTCTTCATGGCGGCAACCGTGGTGTCGATGATCATCAGCAAGGTGAAGCTGGGCCGTATCTCGCCGATGCTGTGGCTGTCGGGCGCGCTGGTCGTCGTGTTCGGCGGGCTGACCCTCTATTTCCACGACGAGCGCTTCATCAAGATGAAGCCGACCATCGTCTATGCGATGTTCTCGGCGATGCTGTTCTTCGGGCTGGCGACCGGGCGGCCGCTGATCCAGATGGTGCTGGGCAGCGTCTATTCGGGATTGACGCCGGAAGGGTGGCGCAAGCTGACCCGCAACTGGGCGATCTTCTTCGCCTTCATGGCGGTGCTGAACGAGGCGGTGTGGCGCAATTCGACCTGGGATTTCTGGGTCGGCTTCAAGCTGTGGGGCGCGATGCCGCTGACGCTGGGCTTTGCCGTCGCGAATATCCCCATGCTGTTAAAGCATGGGCTGAACGCCGACGCCGCGAAGGTCGACGAACCGCCGGTGGAGTGA
- a CDS encoding superoxide dismutase, producing MAFELPPLPYDYDALEPVISKETMTFHHDKHHAAYTNKLNEAVAADSSLQGKSIEDILATISSAPAVVRNNGGGFWNHDFFWKIMTKPGTTQPSGKLAEAIEAFGGLDKLKEEFNTKGAGQFGSGWAWVIADAEGKLKVTSTPNQDNPLMDVVADKGTPILGNDVWEHAYYLTYMNDRPGYLKAWWDVVNWDEAGRRYEAAVA from the coding sequence ATGGCTTTCGAACTGCCGCCCCTTCCGTACGACTATGACGCGCTGGAGCCGGTCATCTCCAAGGAGACGATGACCTTCCACCACGACAAGCACCATGCCGCCTATACCAACAAGTTGAACGAGGCGGTCGCAGCGGACTCGTCGCTCCAGGGCAAGTCGATCGAGGACATCCTGGCGACCATCTCGTCGGCCCCGGCGGTCGTCCGCAACAATGGCGGCGGCTTCTGGAACCATGACTTCTTCTGGAAGATCATGACCAAGCCCGGCACGACCCAGCCCTCGGGCAAGCTGGCCGAGGCGATCGAGGCGTTCGGCGGTCTCGACAAGCTGAAGGAAGAGTTCAACACCAAGGGCGCGGGCCAGTTCGGTTCGGGCTGGGCCTGGGTGATCGCGGACGCCGAGGGCAAGCTGAAGGTCACCTCGACCCCCAACCAGGACAACCCCCTGATGGACGTCGTCGCCGACAAGGGCACGCCGATCCTGGGTAACGACGTGTGGGAGCACGCCTATTACCTGACCTATATGAACGACCGTCCGGGCTATCTGAAGGCTTGGTGGGACGTGGTGAACTGGGACGAGGCCGGTCGCCGGTACGAGGCGGCGGTCGCGTAA
- the pspF gene encoding phage shock protein operon transcriptional activator, which produces MERTSQVIGQSGAFLDALERASRAAALDRPVLVIGERGTGKELVAERLHRLSGRWDQPLVVMNCAALPESLIEAELFGHEAGAFTGATKARAGRFEEANGGTLFLDELGTLSMAAQDRLLRAVEYGEVTRIGSSRPLRVDVRIVAATNEHLPDKVAAHQFRADLLDRLCFEVVTLPPLRARKSDIMVLANHFGRRMAAEIGWNDWPGFGAAATDALMEHRWPGNVRELRNVVERAVYRWDREGPVDAIEIDPFRSPYRPQGQSPAAAKSEGAGQGSTPVPPNDGDEVAACEVGPSDFKSRVARFERELLTKALADNRFNQRTTAESLGLSYDQLRHALRRHDLIGTVA; this is translated from the coding sequence ATGGAGCGAACAAGTCAGGTCATCGGCCAGTCGGGGGCCTTTCTGGATGCGCTGGAACGGGCCAGCCGCGCCGCCGCGCTCGACCGCCCCGTGCTGGTCATCGGCGAGCGCGGGACTGGCAAGGAGCTGGTCGCCGAGCGTCTCCACCGCCTGAGCGGGCGATGGGACCAGCCGCTGGTCGTGATGAACTGCGCCGCGCTGCCTGAGTCGCTGATCGAAGCCGAATTGTTCGGCCATGAGGCGGGCGCCTTCACTGGCGCGACCAAGGCGCGCGCGGGGCGGTTCGAGGAGGCCAATGGCGGGACTTTGTTCCTGGATGAACTCGGCACGCTGTCGATGGCGGCGCAGGACCGGCTGCTGCGCGCGGTCGAATATGGCGAGGTGACTCGGATCGGCTCGTCGCGCCCCTTGCGCGTCGATGTCCGCATCGTCGCCGCGACCAACGAGCATCTGCCCGACAAGGTCGCCGCGCACCAGTTCCGCGCCGACCTGCTCGACCGGCTGTGTTTCGAGGTGGTGACGCTGCCGCCGCTTCGCGCGCGCAAGAGCGACATCATGGTGCTGGCCAATCATTTCGGGCGGCGCATGGCGGCCGAGATCGGCTGGAACGACTGGCCGGGCTTTGGCGCGGCGGCGACCGATGCGCTGATGGAGCATCGCTGGCCGGGCAATGTCCGCGAACTGCGCAACGTGGTCGAGCGCGCCGTCTATCGCTGGGACCGCGAGGGGCCGGTGGACGCGATCGAGATCGACCCCTTCCGCTCGCCCTATCGTCCGCAGGGCCAGTCGCCCGCCGCCGCGAAAAGCGAGGGGGCGGGGCAGGGGAGCACCCCCGTGCCGCCCAATGACGGCGACGAGGTGGCGGCGTGCGAGGTCGGCCCGTCCGACTTCAAGTCGCGCGTGGCGCGGTTCGAGCGCGAGCTGCTGACCAAGGCGCTGGCCGACAATCGCTTCAACCAGCGGACGACCGCCGAGTCGCTGGGATTGTCCTATGACCAGCTTCGCCATGCGCTTCGTCGCCATGATCTGATCGGAACGGTTGCGTAA
- the pspA gene encoding phage shock protein PspA, whose translation MGIFSRTRDIVAANFADLLDKAEDPAKMIRMIILEMEETLVEVRASAARTIADQKEIRRHILKLDQLQDSWTEKAELALSKDREDLAKAALIERQKAADMADQLKAEVQVLDDALRASEEDIAKLQNKLREARTKQNAVQTRLESANNRYRLREMWNGPKTHDAFSRFDILERKVDEAEGRAEALGLGASPKTLEEEIAELRASDRVDAELAALKARLNKGE comes from the coding sequence ATGGGCATTTTCTCCCGCACCCGCGACATCGTCGCCGCCAATTTCGCCGACCTGCTGGACAAGGCGGAAGACCCCGCGAAGATGATCCGCATGATCATCCTCGAAATGGAGGAAACGCTTGTCGAGGTGCGCGCCTCCGCCGCCCGCACGATCGCCGACCAGAAGGAAATCCGCCGCCACATCCTGAAGCTGGACCAGCTTCAGGACAGCTGGACCGAAAAGGCCGAGCTGGCGCTGTCGAAGGACCGCGAGGACCTGGCCAAGGCCGCGCTGATCGAGCGTCAGAAGGCCGCCGACATGGCCGACCAGCTGAAGGCCGAGGTCCAGGTGCTCGACGATGCGCTGCGCGCGTCGGAAGAGGATATCGCCAAGCTGCAGAACAAGCTGCGCGAGGCGCGGACCAAGCAGAATGCGGTCCAGACCCGTCTGGAAAGCGCCAACAACCGCTATCGCCTGCGCGAGATGTGGAACGGCCCCAAGACGCATGACGCGTTCAGCCGCTTCGACATCCTCGAGCGCAAGGTGGACGAGGCCGAGGGTCGTGCCGAGGCGCTGGGCCTGGGTGCCAGCCCGAAGACGCTGGAGGAGGAGATCGCCGAGCTGCGCGCCTCCGACCGGGTCGATGCCGAACTCGCCGCGCTCAAGGCGCGCCTGAACAAGGGAGAGTGA
- the pspB gene encoding envelope stress response membrane protein PspB has translation MDDVAVPFILFGSLFVALPWLILHYVTKWKQAPKITHEDEQLLDELHMLARRLEDRLHTVERIVAADNPNFKPGLSQSEWRSESRLGQHDYSLDRRN, from the coding sequence ATGGACGACGTCGCTGTCCCCTTCATCCTCTTCGGCTCGCTCTTCGTCGCGCTGCCCTGGCTGATCCTCCACTATGTCACCAAGTGGAAGCAGGCGCCGAAGATCACCCATGAGGACGAGCAGCTGCTCGACGAGCTTCATATGCTCGCACGGCGGCTCGAAGATCGGCTTCACACCGTCGAGCGGATCGTCGCCGCCGACAATCCCAACTTCAAACCCGGCCTGTCGCAGTCCGAATGGCGCTCCGAAAGCCGCCTCGGCCAGCACGACTACAGCCTCGATCGGAGGAATTGA
- the pspC gene encoding envelope stress response membrane protein PspC encodes MTASRTNFYLDKQNAKFKGVCSGIADYTGVDVMWVRVAAVLLTITGVGMPWVPIAYMLIAWMANAKPLGLYQSDEDAKFWQGVRSNPRRSTAEVRSKFRDIDRRLADIELHYTSRNRQLADEIDSLR; translated from the coding sequence ATGACCGCCAGCCGCACCAATTTCTACCTCGACAAGCAGAATGCCAAGTTCAAGGGCGTGTGCTCGGGCATCGCCGACTATACCGGCGTCGATGTGATGTGGGTCCGCGTCGCCGCGGTCCTGCTGACCATCACCGGGGTCGGCATGCCCTGGGTCCCGATCGCCTATATGCTGATCGCCTGGATGGCGAACGCCAAGCCGCTGGGCCTGTACCAGTCGGACGAGGACGCCAAATTCTGGCAGGGCGTGCGCAGCAATCCGCGCCGCTCGACCGCCGAGGTCCGCTCGAAGTTCCGCGACATCGACCGTCGCCTCGCCGATATCGAACTGCATTACACCAGCCGCAACCGCCAGCTCGCCGACGAGATCGACAGCCTGCGCTGA